From Panthera uncia isolate 11264 chromosome X, Puncia_PCG_1.0, whole genome shotgun sequence, the proteins below share one genomic window:
- the ZNF41 gene encoding zinc finger protein 41, protein MPADQSSPRWSSVLAPEGHGSSCEVSVSFEDVTVNFSREEWQHLDPAQRRLYRDVTLENYSHLRSVGYQVPKPEVIFKLEQGEGPWTLEGETPHQSCSGEDIGKVQQQRISGKVPLPCEKFGQSIRKAPLCSILEELWQNNSELERYPGSQNNPLSPVKVLSCECKNIEKIIHVSSKLVPSIKRLHNYDTFGKSLKHTLNLHNHNKSNSTKNLDKIFENDNNFAHSSSSPENAATGANAWKINQCEKHLGNKQVLIPQQQIQTGEQLYVCTECVKGFPQKSHLFEHQRMHAEGKSHECNKSENALTQKPQIDGPQSVYTGDKPYICTQCGKAFTLKSNLITHQKIHTGQKPYKCSECGKAFFHRSYLFRHMRIHTGEKPYECSECGRGFSQNSDLNIHQKTHTGEKHYACSECGKAFTRKSALRMHQRIHTGEKPYVCTECGKAFIQKSHFNTHQRIHTGEKPYECSECGKSFTKKSQLHVHQRIHTGEKPYICTECGKVFTHRTNLTTHQKTHTGEKPYMCAECGKAFSDQSNLIKHQKTHTGEKPYKCNGCGKAFIWKSRLKIHQKSHIGERHYECNECGKAFIQKSTLSVHQRIHTGEKPYICPECGKAFIQKSHFIAHHRIHTGEKPYECSDCGKCFTKKSQLRVHQKIHTGEKPNVCAECGKAFTDRSNLITHQKIHTREKPYKCGDCGKTFTWKSRLTIHQKSHTGERHYECSKCGKAFIQKATLSMHQIIHTGKKPYACTECQKAFTDRSNLIKHQKTHSGEKL, encoded by the exons GTCTCCGTGTCATTCGAGGATGTGACCGTGAACTTCAGCAGGGAAGAGTGGCAGCATTTGGACCCTGCTCAGAGACGCCTGTACCGGGATGTGACACTGGAGAACTACAGCCACCTGCGCTCAGTGG GGTACCAGGTTCCCAAACCAGAGGTCATCTTCAAATTGGAGCAAGGAGAGGGGCCATGGACATTGGAGGGAGAAACCCCACATCAGAGCTGTTCAG GTGAGGATATTGGGAAAGTACAACAACAGAGAATTTCTGGAAAAGTTCCACTCCCCTGTGAGAAATTTGGTCAATCTATAAGAAAAGCTCCTTTGTGTTCCATTTTAGAAGAATTGTGGCAAAATAATAGCGAGCTAGAGAGGTATCCAGGAAGCCAAAATAACCCTTTAAGTCCTGTGAAAGTGCTGAGCTGTGaatgtaaaaatattgaaaaaataattcacGTGAGTTCCAAGCTTGTTCCTTCAATTAAAAGACTCCATAACTATGACACATTTGGAAAGAGTTTGAAGCACACTTTAAACTTACATAACCATAATAAAAGCAATTCAACAAAGAACCTTGATAAGATTTTTGAAAACGATAACAATTTTGCCCACAGCTCTTCCTCCCCCGAGAATGCTGCCACAGGGGCAAATGCCTggaaaattaatcaatgtgaaaAGCATCTTGGCAACAAACAAGTTCTCATCCCCCAGCAGCAAATTCAGACCGGGGAGCAACTTTATGTTTGTACTGAGTGTGTAAAGGGCTTCCCCCAGAAGTCACATCTCTTTGAGCATCAGAGAATGCATGCTGAGGGAAAATCCCACGAATGCAATAAAAGTGAGAACGCCCTCACTCAGAAGCCACAGATTGATGGACCTCAAAGTGTTTATACAGGGGATAAACCCTATATATGTACTCAGTGTGGGAAGGCCTTTACTCTCAAGTCAAACCTCATTACACATCAGAAAATTCATACTGGGCAGAAACCGTATAAGTGCAGTGAGTGTGGAAAAGCCTTTTTCCACAGATCGTATCTCTTTAGACATATGAGAATTCACACAGGAgaaaaaccctatgaatgtagTGAATGTGGAAGAGGCTTCTCTCAGAATTCAGACCTTAATATACATCAGAAGACTCATACTGGGGAGAAACACTATGcgtgcagtgaatgtgggaaagcctttacaAGAAAGTCCGCGCTCAGAATGCATCAGAGAatccacacaggagagaaaccttatgtATGCACTGAATGTGGGAAGGCTTTCATCCAGAAATCACATTTCAATACACATCAGAGAATCCATACCGGAGAGAAACCTTACGAATGCAGTGAGTGTGGAAAATCATTCACTAAGAAGTCCCAACTCCACGTGCATCAAAGAATTCACACAGGAGAAAAACCCTATATATGTACAGAATGCGGAAAGGTCTTCACTCATAGAACAAACCTCACTACACATCAGAAGactcatactggagagaagcccTACATGTGTGCTGAATGCGGAAAGGCTTTCAGTGACCAGTCAAATCTCATTAAGCACCAGAAaactcacactggagagaaaccctataaatgCAATGGCTGTGGAAAAGCCTTTATATGGAAGTCACGCCTCAAAATACATCAGAAGTCTCATATCGGAGAGAGACACTATGAAtgcaatgaatgtgggaaagcctttatccaGAAATCAACACTAAGTGTGCATCAGAGAatccacacaggagagaaaccctacaTTTGTCCTgagtgtgggaaggccttcaTCCAGAAATCACACTTCATTGCacatcacagaattcatactggagagaagcctTATGAATGCAGTGACTGTGGGAAGTGCTTTACTAAGAAGTCACAACTCCGTGTGCATCAGAAAATTCACACAGGGGAGAAGCCCAACGTATGCGctgaatgtgggaaggccttcacCGACAGGTCAAATCTGATAACACACCAGAAAATCCATACCCGAGAGAAACCCTATAAGTGCGGTGACTGTGGGAAAACCTTCACCTGGAAGTCCCGCCTCACCATCCATCAGAAATCTCACACTGGAGAAAGGCACTATGAATGCAGtaaatgtgggaaagccttcatcCAGAAAGCAACGTTGAGCATGCATCAGATCATTCATACAGGAAAGAAACCCTACGCTTGTACAGAATGTCAGAAGGCCTTCACTGACAGATCAAACCTCATTAAACACCAGAAAACGCACAGTGGAGAAAAGCTATAA